A portion of the Sabethes cyaneus chromosome 3, idSabCyanKW18_F2, whole genome shotgun sequence genome contains these proteins:
- the LOC128739313 gene encoding gametocyte-specific factor 1 homolog, translating to MSAPVGYGLLLECPYNKAHRVRPTAMARPLFKCCKIYPDTQFVICPFNHAHRIAESELKMHTATCEDRANFHLYKYCLTTAAATATYGTTEALQEPELIYNNEDPIGPRKVRGNSDDDECWDDLRFPAYNPQEYCANAKIIRKATRKTPAEKRKFYEEETQRHQELDAKIKREKEKVMIVTAQDRAHQ from the coding sequence ATGTCTGCTCCGGTTGGATATGGCCTATTGTTGGAGTGTCCATACAATAAAGCGCACAGAGTGCGGCCTACGGCAATGGCCAGACCCCTTTTCAAGTGTTGCAAGATATATCCGGACACACAGTTTGTAATTTGTCCGTTCAACCATGCACACAGGATAGCGGAATCCGAGCTAAAGATGCACACCGCAACTTGTGAAGATAGAGCTAACTTTCACCTGTATAAGTATTGTCTAACGACGGCTGCTGCCACAGCCACATACGGTACTACCGAAGCGCTGCAGGAACCGGAATTGATCTATAATAATGAAGATCCGATTGGGCCGAGAAAAGTACGTGGTAATAGTGACGATGATGAATGCTGGGACGATCTGCGCTTTCCAGCATACAATCCACAGGAGTACTGTGCCAACGCCAAAATCATCCGCAAGGCTACACGGAAAACacctgcggaaaaaagaaaattctACGAAGAAGAAACCCAACGGCATCAGGAACTGGATGCAAAAATAAAGCGAGAAAAGGAGAAGGTGATGATAGTTACGGCTCAAGATCGTGCTCACCAATAA